A single Xenopus laevis strain J_2021 chromosome 3S, Xenopus_laevis_v10.1, whole genome shotgun sequence DNA region contains:
- the MGC68990 gene encoding thromboxane-A synthase: MEMLKLWGLDGCTVTFALVAGFLGLVYWYSVSAFSQLEKVGIKHPKPLPFIGNVMLFQKGFWEGDRHLLKTYGPICGYYMGRRPMIVIAEPDAIKQVLQKDFVNFTNRMKFNLATKPMSDSLLCLRDDKWKRVRSVLTPSFSAIRMKEMCPLINQCCDVLVDNLQEYASSGEACNVQRCYACFTMDVVASVAFGTQVDSQKDPEHPLVQNCKRFLEQFTPFKPLVLLCLAFPSIMIPIARRLPNKQRDRINSFFLKVIRDIIAFRENQPPNERRRDFLQLMLDARDSAGHVTVDHFDIVNQADLSVPRNSPLEKQDRGQDSPRKSTKKLNEEEILGQAFIFLIAGYETTCSLLSFASYLLATHPECQKKLLREVDEFGREHKEADYNTVHELPYMEMVINETLRMYPPAYRFAREAARDCTVMGLNIPAGAVVEIPIGCLQNDPRFWHEPEKFNPERFTAEEKQKRHPFLFLPFGAGPRSCIGMRLALLEAKITLYRILKNFRFQTCDLTQIPLQLSAMSTLRPKDGVYVRVVAR, encoded by the exons ATGGAGATGCTCAAGTTATGGGGACTGGATGGGTGCACGGTGACCTTCGCTCTTGTTGCCGGGTTCCTGGGCCTTGTCTACTG GTACTCCGTGTCTGCATTCTCACAGCTGGAGAAAGTTGGGATAAAGCATCCAAAGCCTCTGCCCTTCATTGGTAACGTCATGCTCTTCCAAAAG ggattttgggAAGGAGACCGACATCTTCTAAAAACGTATGGTCCCATTTGTGG ATATTACATGGGGAGGCGCCCGATGATTGTCATAGCGGAACCAGATGCCATTAAACAGGTTCTGCAGAAAGATTTTGTCAACTTCACTAACCGAATG AAATTCAATTTGGCGACCAAGCCCATGAGTGACAGTCTGCTGTGTCTCCGAGATGACAAGTGGAAGCGCGTGCGCAGTGTGCTGACTCCATCTTTCAGTGCCATACGAATGAAAGAG ATGTGCCCCCTAATAAACCAATGCTGTGATGTTTTAGTGGATAATCTGCAGGAGTACGCCAGCTCTGGAGAGGCATGTAATGTGCAGAG ATGCTATGCCTGCTTTACCATGGATGTGGTTGCCAGTGTGGCGTTTGGCACTCAGGTGGATTCTCAGAAAGACCCCGAACATCCCTTAGTTCAGAACTGCAAAAGGTTCCTGGAACAATTTACCCCTTTCAAACCCCTGGTCCTACTGTGCT TGGCATTTCCGTCTATCATGATCCCCATCGCCCGACGGCTTCCCAATAAACAGCGAGACCGAATAAACAGCTTCTTCCTCAAGGTCATTAGGGACATCATCGCTTTCCGAGAGAATCAGCCGCCTAACGAG AGACGCCGCGACTTCCTGCAGCTCATGTTGGATGCTCGGGACTCGGCCGGCCACGTGACGGTGGATCACTTTGACATAGTCAACCAAGCAGATCTCTCGGTACCACGGAACAGCCCCTTGGAGAAGCAGGACCGGGGTCAGGATTCACCCAGAAAATCCACCAAAAAGCTGAACGAAGAGGAGATACTGGGACAGGCCTTCATCTTCCTCATCGCCGGATACGAGACCACTTGCAGCCTACTCTCGTTCGCCTCCTACCTGTTGGCCACTCACCCGGAATGTCAGAAGAAGCTGCTCAGGGAGGTGGATGAGTTCGGCCGAGAGCAT AAAGAAGCCGACTACAATACGGTGCATGAGCTGCCCTATATGGAAATGGTGATCAATGAGACCCTGCGTATGTACCCGCCCGCATACAG GTTTGCCAGGGAAGCTGCCCGGGATTGCACCGTGATGGGGCTGAATATCCCAGCTGGGGCTGTGGTGGAAATTCCCATTGGGTGCCTGCAGAACGATCCGCGATTTTGGCACGAGCCCGAGAAATTTAATCCTGAAAG ATTTACAGCAGAAGAAAAGCAGAAGCGCCACCCGTTTCTGTTCCTCCCGTTTGGAGCCGGGCCCCGGAGCTGCATTGGGATGAGACTCGCCCTACTGGAAGCCAAGATCACCCTGTACCGAATCTTGAAGAATTTCCGCTTCCAGACATGTGACCTTACACAG ATCCCTCTCCAGCTCAGTGCAATGTCCACGCTGAGACCCAAGGACGGCGTTTATGTGAGGGTGGTGGCGCGCTAA